A section of the Hippea sp. KM1 genome encodes:
- the recJ gene encoding single-stranded-DNA-specific exonuclease RecJ: MPETFELESVSGIKKKVHLKSKCLSNDIISVGSIKLFEATRQILKNRNILTESQIKNFLYPSLSQLYNPFLLKDMDIAINRIAKAVYRSEKIFIVGDYDTDGVTSTSLLLRFFKEIGVEANFYIPTRDDGYGLSLEAIKKAIKEKAKLIITVDNGITSIDEVEFAKTVGIDVIITDHHEPQDILPNAFAVIDPKRRDSKFPFKELSGVGVAFNLIMALRNKLRKDGFFKTRKEPNLKKYLDLVALGTLADIVPLLDENRVCVKIGLFNKNHSTVGLELLKKVSGIEGSLTSRHVGFVIAPRINAAGRLSDASIVVDMFLKDDEKEAEAIALKLEEINNQRRKLQLKIINEVEKYARDLENSVIVAAKKGWHKGVIGIVANAIAYKFKKPTIIISKEEHVSIGSGRSVGEIDLFSAIKETSDILERFGGHKMAVGITIKNNRIEEFSKRLDEIISTRYSSDATLAKYDVDCEVLLSIFNRKFVEELSLLEPYGPLNEEPLFLARNVLVKEETTILGKYPKYLLDDGTSYLWMVSFDDVRLKVGNIYDVVFSAYMKNGYMSFSLKDAFYVY, from the coding sequence ATGCCTGAAACCTTTGAATTAGAAAGCGTAAGCGGTATTAAAAAAAAAGTTCACCTAAAGAGCAAATGCCTATCCAACGACATAATAAGCGTAGGAAGCATAAAACTCTTTGAAGCAACCCGCCAGATACTGAAAAATAGAAACATACTAACCGAAAGCCAGATAAAAAATTTTCTATACCCGTCGCTTTCCCAGCTGTACAATCCGTTTCTTCTAAAGGATATGGATATTGCAATAAACAGAATTGCAAAAGCTGTGTATAGATCCGAAAAGATATTCATCGTGGGCGATTACGATACAGACGGTGTGACATCAACAAGTCTGTTATTGAGGTTTTTCAAAGAGATTGGCGTTGAGGCCAACTTTTACATACCAACCAGGGATGACGGATACGGTTTGAGTTTAGAGGCCATAAAGAAGGCGATAAAGGAGAAGGCGAAATTAATAATAACGGTCGATAACGGCATAACCAGCATAGATGAGGTGGAGTTTGCAAAGACCGTTGGCATAGATGTTATTATAACAGACCACCACGAGCCGCAGGATATATTGCCCAACGCATTTGCCGTGATCGATCCAAAGAGGAGGGATTCAAAATTCCCCTTCAAGGAGCTTTCAGGCGTCGGCGTTGCATTCAATCTCATCATGGCTTTAAGAAACAAACTAAGAAAAGACGGTTTCTTTAAGACAAGGAAAGAGCCAAACCTAAAGAAGTATCTGGATCTTGTGGCGCTTGGCACGCTGGCCGACATAGTTCCGCTCTTGGATGAGAATAGGGTGTGCGTAAAGATAGGGTTGTTTAACAAAAACCACTCCACCGTGGGGCTTGAGTTGTTGAAGAAGGTCTCAGGAATAGAGGGGTCTTTAACATCCAGACATGTGGGTTTTGTTATAGCTCCACGCATTAATGCGGCAGGCAGGCTATCTGATGCCTCTATAGTGGTGGATATGTTTTTAAAGGACGATGAGAAGGAGGCAGAGGCTATAGCGCTGAAGCTTGAAGAGATAAACAACCAGCGGAGGAAGCTCCAGCTTAAAATCATAAACGAGGTGGAAAAATACGCAAGGGACTTAGAAAATAGCGTCATTGTTGCAGCCAAAAAGGGGTGGCACAAGGGTGTAATAGGTATAGTGGCAAACGCCATAGCATACAAATTCAAAAAACCCACCATCATCATAAGCAAGGAGGAGCATGTCAGCATAGGCAGTGGAAGGAGCGTTGGCGAAATAGACCTGTTTTCGGCTATAAAGGAGACATCGGATATACTGGAGAGGTTTGGTGGCCATAAGATGGCTGTAGGCATCACCATAAAGAACAACAGGATAGAGGAGTTTTCCAAAAGGCTGGATGAGATCATATCAACGAGGTATTCAAGCGATGCAACATTAGCCAAATACGATGTCGATTGTGAGGTGCTTCTATCCATATTCAACAGGAAGTTTGTTGAGGAGCTTTCTTTACTTGAGCCTTACGGGCCGCTAAATGAGGAACCGCTATTTTTAGCCAGGAATGTTTTGGTTAAAGAGGAGACAACCATCCTGGGCAAATACCCCAAATACCTCCTTGATGATGGAACATCATACCTGTGGATGGTTAGCTTTGACGATGTAAGGCTAAAGGTGGGCAATATATACGATGTGGTGTTTTCTGCTTACATGAAGAACGGTTATATGTCGTTTAGTTTAAAAGACGCCTTTTATGTATACTAA
- the tyrS gene encoding tyrosine--tRNA ligase, with amino-acid sequence MDLEKEVQRQFEVIKRGTAEIIDEEELKEKLRDSIKNNKPLKVKAGFDPTAPDLHLGHTVLIQKLKQFQDLGHEVYFLIGDFTGMIGDPTGKSETRKALSKEEVEKNAQTYKEQIFKILDKDKTKVVYNSQWCSKLNAVDMIKLASTMTVARMLERDDFSKRFNSNKPISIHEFLYPLLQGYDSVALEADVELGGTDQKFNLLVGRHLQKLQGQRPQTVIMMPILEGLDGVQKMSKSLGNYVGITDQPNDMYGKIMSISDDLMWRYYELLSDRDLEEINQMKEDAKSGRLHPKKAKEMLAFEITRRFHGQKKAEEAAAFFEELFKKKEIPEEIEKIEFDTEEQEVWICHLLKGIGFVKSSSEARRMIKSNAVSIDSKKITDENLKLQKGDYVIKVGKKKIARVSVK; translated from the coding sequence ATGGATTTAGAAAAGGAAGTCCAAAGGCAATTTGAGGTTATAAAGAGAGGAACAGCTGAAATCATAGACGAAGAGGAATTGAAAGAGAAGCTTAGGGACAGCATAAAGAACAACAAACCTTTGAAGGTAAAGGCCGGTTTTGACCCCACTGCACCGGATCTGCATCTTGGTCATACCGTCTTGATTCAGAAGCTTAAGCAGTTTCAGGATTTGGGTCATGAGGTCTATTTCCTAATCGGTGATTTTACCGGAATGATAGGGGATCCAACGGGAAAAAGCGAAACAAGAAAAGCCCTAAGTAAGGAAGAGGTTGAAAAAAACGCACAAACATACAAGGAGCAGATATTCAAGATACTCGATAAGGACAAGACCAAGGTCGTATACAACTCCCAATGGTGTTCAAAACTCAACGCAGTCGATATGATAAAGCTGGCATCGACCATGACTGTTGCCAGAATGCTCGAAAGGGACGACTTCTCAAAGAGGTTCAATTCAAACAAACCCATATCCATACACGAATTCCTATACCCCCTGCTTCAGGGGTATGACTCTGTGGCCTTAGAGGCCGATGTTGAGCTTGGCGGAACAGATCAAAAGTTTAACCTCTTGGTTGGAAGGCATTTGCAAAAACTCCAGGGTCAGAGGCCGCAAACGGTTATCATGATGCCCATACTGGAGGGCCTTGATGGCGTTCAGAAGATGAGTAAATCGTTGGGCAATTATGTCGGCATTACGGATCAACCAAACGACATGTATGGTAAGATCATGTCCATATCGGATGATTTGATGTGGAGATATTACGAGCTATTAAGCGACAGGGATCTTGAGGAAATCAACCAGATGAAGGAGGATGCAAAATCCGGCAGGCTGCATCCAAAAAAAGCCAAAGAGATGCTGGCATTTGAGATAACCAGGCGCTTCCACGGACAAAAAAAGGCCGAGGAGGCAGCTGCGTTCTTTGAGGAGCTGTTTAAAAAGAAAGAGATACCTGAAGAGATAGAGAAGATAGAGTTTGATACAGAAGAGCAAGAGGTGTGGATATGCCACCTGCTTAAGGGAATAGGCTTTGTTAAAAGCTCATCAGAGGCAAGGAGAATGATAAAATCCAATGCCGTTTCTATAGACTCAAAGAAGATAACAGATGAGAACCTAAAACTCCAAAAGGGCGACTATGTTATAAAGGTGGGTAAGAAAAAAATTGCAAGGGTGAGTGTAAAATAA
- a CDS encoding vitamin B12-dependent ribonucleotide reductase — MYTKEETVRLSENALVVLKSRYLQKDTDGNIIETPEQLIERVASAIAKADENYGSSKDEVSKTRDGFIQIMSELKFLPNTPTLVNAGRPLGQLSACFVLPIDDSMESIFDAVKATALIHKSGGGTGFSFSRLRPKNDIVSSTMGVSSGPVSFMKVFDCATEAIKQGGVRRGANMGILRVDHPDILDFIHCKDREGEFSNFNISVAITDKFLKALENDEEYDLINPRNNEIAGRLKASFVWDEIAKSAHKSGEPGIIFIDRINQKHPLSSEVGEIESTNPCGEQPLLPYESCNLGSINLGKFVKGKKIDWDDLKETVITAVHFLDNVIDVNKYPLDKIEENTKKNRKIGLGVMGFADMLIDLGIPYDSEDAVKLAEEVMDFIQKTSKEASSELAKKRGNFPNYKYSVYAKEGIPMRNATTTTIAPTGSISMIADASSGIEPIFALAYYKQVLDGKRLPYVYERLFNILKEKGIYTDKLAERIIDNRGSLKGIDDIPEEIRRIFVTAMDISYKAHIDIQAAFQKYTDNAVSKTINMPNSATVGDVKEAYNYAYKNGLKGITVYRDGSRQEQVLVVAKKEDKKPATGFTRPVVLNGFTEKVKTSRGTLYVTINTVNDDPIEVFANIGKSGGDISALSEAIGRLISIALQNGVPVKNIVNTLISITGAQPIWSNGRLIKSVPDAIAQVLRDHFLRNGKQKEEPKVIVGEECPECGSPLEIVEGCAVCRNCGYSRCG; from the coding sequence ATGTATACTAAGGAGGAAACGGTGAGATTATCAGAGAATGCTTTGGTGGTTTTAAAGAGCAGATACCTGCAAAAAGACACAGACGGCAACATTATAGAGACACCAGAACAGCTAATCGAGAGGGTGGCCTCTGCCATAGCAAAAGCCGATGAGAATTACGGTTCAAGCAAGGATGAGGTATCCAAAACCAGGGACGGTTTTATCCAGATTATGTCTGAGTTGAAATTTCTGCCCAACACGCCCACACTGGTTAATGCAGGCAGGCCGCTTGGTCAGCTTTCGGCCTGTTTTGTTCTGCCTATAGATGACAGCATGGAAAGCATATTCGATGCCGTAAAGGCCACAGCCTTGATACATAAATCCGGTGGCGGCACGGGTTTTTCTTTCTCAAGACTCAGGCCGAAAAACGACATAGTCTCATCGACAATGGGCGTCTCCAGCGGTCCTGTATCCTTCATGAAGGTGTTTGACTGCGCAACCGAAGCTATTAAGCAGGGTGGTGTAAGGCGAGGGGCAAACATGGGCATACTAAGGGTTGACCACCCCGACATACTGGATTTTATACACTGTAAGGATAGGGAAGGGGAGTTTTCCAATTTCAACATATCCGTTGCCATTACGGATAAGTTCCTAAAGGCCTTGGAAAACGACGAGGAGTATGACCTCATAAACCCCAGAAACAACGAGATTGCGGGCAGGCTAAAGGCCTCGTTTGTCTGGGATGAGATAGCAAAAAGCGCACACAAAAGCGGTGAGCCGGGCATTATATTCATTGACAGGATAAATCAGAAACACCCCCTATCCAGCGAGGTGGGAGAGATAGAAAGCACCAACCCCTGCGGTGAGCAGCCGCTCCTGCCTTATGAGAGCTGCAATTTGGGCTCTATAAACTTGGGTAAATTCGTAAAGGGTAAAAAGATCGACTGGGACGATCTAAAAGAAACCGTTATAACGGCTGTGCATTTTCTTGACAATGTAATAGATGTAAATAAATACCCCTTGGACAAGATAGAGGAGAATACAAAGAAGAACAGGAAGATTGGCCTTGGCGTAATGGGCTTTGCAGATATGCTCATAGACTTAGGCATACCGTATGATTCAGAGGATGCCGTAAAGCTGGCAGAGGAGGTCATGGACTTTATACAGAAAACATCCAAGGAGGCATCCAGCGAGCTGGCCAAAAAGAGGGGCAATTTCCCCAATTACAAATACAGCGTATATGCAAAAGAAGGTATACCGATGAGGAATGCCACAACAACGACCATCGCACCCACAGGCTCAATCTCCATGATAGCCGACGCCTCAAGCGGTATAGAACCCATATTTGCACTGGCCTATTACAAGCAGGTGTTAGATGGAAAAAGGCTTCCGTATGTCTATGAGAGGTTGTTCAATATCCTAAAGGAGAAGGGCATCTATACAGATAAGCTTGCAGAGAGGATAATCGACAACAGGGGAAGCCTGAAGGGAATAGACGATATACCAGAAGAAATAAGAAGGATATTTGTCACGGCTATGGACATATCATATAAAGCCCACATAGACATACAGGCGGCTTTCCAGAAATATACAGACAATGCCGTCTCAAAAACAATCAACATGCCAAACTCAGCCACGGTTGGCGATGTAAAAGAGGCATACAACTATGCATACAAAAACGGCCTTAAGGGCATAACGGTTTACAGGGACGGTTCAAGACAGGAGCAGGTTTTGGTTGTGGCCAAAAAAGAGGACAAAAAGCCAGCAACAGGCTTTACAAGGCCCGTCGTATTAAACGGATTTACAGAGAAAGTCAAAACATCCAGGGGAACCCTCTATGTAACGATAAACACGGTAAACGACGACCCGATAGAGGTCTTTGCAAATATAGGCAAATCCGGCGGTGATATATCCGCCTTAAGTGAAGCCATAGGAAGGTTGATTTCCATAGCGCTTCAAAACGGCGTTCCCGTTAAAAACATCGTAAACACGCTAATAAGCATCACAGGCGCACAACCCATATGGAGCAACGGCAGGCTCATTAAATCGGTGCCCGATGCCATAGCTCAGGTTTTGAGGGATCACTTCTTAAGAAACGGTAAGCAGAAGGAGGAGCCCAAGGTAATCGTCGGTGAAGAGTGTCCTGAGTGCGGCTCACCCTTGGAGATAGTCGAAGGATGTGCTGTCTGCAGGAACTGCGGATACTCAAGGTGCGGCTAA